In a genomic window of Clavelina lepadiformis chromosome 7, kaClaLepa1.1, whole genome shotgun sequence:
- the LOC143465562 gene encoding putative transporter slc-17.2 isoform X2: MRLPTTDGFLNGKNNLLRKALEKGRYKVRHTLSSIPWKSIFTSKCAWGLFVCHSTDAWFQHTLPAVLPTYMSNVLDFDMTQIGLAMILPYLLQGFVAVLGSQITDMLRRKKVITTTNIRKISSFLSASMSGLFLVLTGYVGGNHYAVISLFTMSIAALGLVFSGYQCNALDIAPRYSGIVYGISNTIAHIFAFFGPFSAGYIVVNKQSVSLWQNLFWLSFGINLTGVTAYAILGSGDEQPWAKADTCDNRSGKVLETENDRLTTTLH; this comes from the exons ATGCGCCTTCCAACAACAGATGGATTTCTGAATgggaaaaacaatttattgagAAAAGCATTGGAAAAAGGGAGGTATAAG GTACGTCATACACTGAGCTCGATTCCGTGGAAGTCAATATTTACATCGAAGTGTGCATGGGGACTGTTTGTTTGTCATTCAACTGATGCCTGGTTTCAACACACTCTCCCTGCTGTATTGCCAACTTATATGTCGAATGTATTGGACTTTGATATGACGCAA ATTGGATTAGCCATGATCCTTCCTTATTTGCTCCAAGGTTTTGTGGCAGTACTCGGAAGCCAAATTACTGATATGCTTcgaagaaaaaaagttataaccACAACAAACATAAGAAAGATAAGCTCTTTCCTATCTGCTTCTATGTCGGGATTGTTCCTGGTTTTAACTGGTTACGTTGGAGGAAACCATTACGCGGTCATCAGTCTTTTCACAATGAGCATTGCAGCTCTCGGACTTGTTT TTTCAGGTTATCAATGCAACGCGCTTGACATTGCTCCGAGGTATAGCGGTATCGTTTATGGGATATCCAACACCATTGCCCATATTTTCGCTTTTTTCGGACCTTTTTCTGCAGGTTACATTGTTGTCAACAAG CAATCAGTTTCtctttggcaaaatcttttcTGGCTAAGCTTTGGTATTAACCTAACCGGAGTAACTGCATACGCTATTCTGGGATCAGGCGATGAGCAACCATGGGCTAAAGCAGACACAT GTGACAATAGAAGTGGCAAAGTATTGGAAACTGAAAATGACAGGCTCACCACAACATTACATTAA
- the LOC143465562 gene encoding vesicular glutamate transporter 1-like isoform X1: protein MTTIWAIFFFIFASDAPSNNRWISEWEKQFIEKSIGKREVRHTLSSIPWKSIFTSKCAWGLFVCHSTDAWFQHTLPAVLPTYMSNVLDFDMTQIGLAMILPYLLQGFVAVLGSQITDMLRRKKVITTTNIRKISSFLSASMSGLFLVLTGYVGGNHYAVISLFTMSIAALGLVFSGYQCNALDIAPRYSGIVYGISNTIAHIFAFFGPFSAGYIVVNKQSVSLWQNLFWLSFGINLTGVTAYAILGSGDEQPWAKADTCDNRSGKVLETENDRLTTTLH, encoded by the exons ATGACAACCATTTGGGcaatctttttttttatatttgcgTCTGATGCGCCTTCCAACAACAGATGGATTTCTGAATgggaaaaacaatttattgagAAAAGCATTGGAAAAAGGGAG GTACGTCATACACTGAGCTCGATTCCGTGGAAGTCAATATTTACATCGAAGTGTGCATGGGGACTGTTTGTTTGTCATTCAACTGATGCCTGGTTTCAACACACTCTCCCTGCTGTATTGCCAACTTATATGTCGAATGTATTGGACTTTGATATGACGCAA ATTGGATTAGCCATGATCCTTCCTTATTTGCTCCAAGGTTTTGTGGCAGTACTCGGAAGCCAAATTACTGATATGCTTcgaagaaaaaaagttataaccACAACAAACATAAGAAAGATAAGCTCTTTCCTATCTGCTTCTATGTCGGGATTGTTCCTGGTTTTAACTGGTTACGTTGGAGGAAACCATTACGCGGTCATCAGTCTTTTCACAATGAGCATTGCAGCTCTCGGACTTGTTT TTTCAGGTTATCAATGCAACGCGCTTGACATTGCTCCGAGGTATAGCGGTATCGTTTATGGGATATCCAACACCATTGCCCATATTTTCGCTTTTTTCGGACCTTTTTCTGCAGGTTACATTGTTGTCAACAAG CAATCAGTTTCtctttggcaaaatcttttcTGGCTAAGCTTTGGTATTAACCTAACCGGAGTAACTGCATACGCTATTCTGGGATCAGGCGATGAGCAACCATGGGCTAAAGCAGACACAT GTGACAATAGAAGTGGCAAAGTATTGGAAACTGAAAATGACAGGCTCACCACAACATTACATTAA
- the LOC143466185 gene encoding sialin-like: protein MTDENVNAEFEERKSRFFVRQRYVIAALGFFGYFNFSCMRNNINVTIVAMVSTTENNQTQTGTFNWDSKQQGLLLGSYFYGYAAGNIPGGWMAGKYGFRKVFGISLLISAIFSVLTPPSAYANFYLVMVCRAMLGFVQGGVIPAFNYGWSKWAPPLEITILNSIALSGSMVGFLVIFPLAGVIAQSNNWEAVFYITVVQNMKQINTVTKSNCTYAEI, encoded by the exons ATGACAGATGAAAATGTGAATGCTGAATTCGAG GAGAGAAAAAGCCGTTTTTTCGTCCGTCAAAGGTACGTAATAGCAGCTCTGGGCTTCTTTGGCTATTTCAACTTCAGTTGCATGCGAAATAACATCAATGTCACCATAGTGGCCATGGTAAGCACAACGGAAAACAACCAAACCCAAACA GGAACATTCAACTGGGACAGTAAACAACAAGGTCTACTACTAGGATCGTATTTCTATGGATATGCGGCAGGAAACATACCAGGTGGTTGGATGGCTGGCAAATATGGATTTCGAAAAGTATTTGGAATTAGTTTGCTTATATCAGCAATTTTCTCTGTACTCACACCACCATCAGCGTATGCCAATTTCTACTTGGTTATGGTTTGCAGAGCTATGCTCGGATTCGTCCAG GGAGGTGTTATCCCAGCTTTTAATTACGGTTGGTCTAAATGGGCCCCACCGCTGGAAATTACCATATTAAATTCAATTGCGTTGTCTGGTTCAATGGTTGGGTTTTTGGTAATATTCCCTTTAGCTGGTGTCATTGCACAAAGTAATAACTGGGAAGCAGTATTTTATATTACAG TAGTgcaaaacatgaaacaaaTCAACACAGTAACAAAATCTAACTGTACATACGCAGAAATATGA
- the LOC143465561 gene encoding carbonic anhydrase 2-like isoform X2: MFLSKLRVIISFVCFYALTKVVRSSEWKYSETQQWYKDAPQCGNSAQSPINIDTMTALPDARLGVLKLMNYSQTLSGGQFINNGHSVQLNFPKDKSFRLAGNEMTDTYTALQLHFHWVGSGSDDVGSEHSVNGHYYDAEMHIVHIKDPYTSVDDVKSMQDGLAVIGVFLKVKPNAADNPHFQMLLDTAKMCSFIGETADLENGPSLISLIPESASYYRYNGSLTTPPCYETVLWTIYQNPVIISKQQLDSFQSLKKTKPEPDENKDPNGYDDHASDVHDKNYELGDNYRPVQPLNGRIVTAFFDIDLSKEVKEPDTWHYEGRNGCVTYIR, translated from the exons ATGTTTCTATCTAAGCTACGCGTCATAATCAGCTTCGTGTGCTTCTATGCACTTACGAAAG TCGTTAGATCAAGCGAATGGAAATATTCAG AAACACAACAGTGGTATAAAGATGCTCCACAATGTGGTAATTCGGCTCAGTCGCCTATTAACATAGACACAATGACCGCACTTCCTGATGCTCGTTTGGGCGTCCTCAAACTCATGAATTATTCACAAACTTTGAGTGGTGGTCAGTTTATCAATAATGGACACTCAG tcCAGCTAAACTTTCCCAAAGACAAATCATTTAGACTTGCTGGTAATGAAATGACTGATACATATACTGCACTTCAGCTCCATTTTCACTGGGTGGGAAGTGGCTCAGATGATGTAGGCTCGGAACACTCAGTGAATGGTCATTATTATGATGCTGAG ATGCACATTGTCCACATTAAAGACCCCTACACTAGTGTTGATGATGTCAAAAGCATGCAAGACGGGTTGGCAGTCATTGgtgtttttttaaaagtaaagcCCAATGCAGCAGACAATCCACATTTTCAAATGCTTTTAGATACTGCTAAAATGTGT TCTTTTATAGGGGAAACTGCAGATTTGGAAAATGGACCAAGCTTAATTTCCTTGATTCCAGAAAGTGCAAGCTATTATCGATATAATGGATCTTTAACCACCCCACCCTGTTATGAAACAGTTTTGTGGACAATTTATCAGAATCcagtgattatttcaaagcAACAG TTGGATAGTTTTCAAAGcctcaaaaaaacaaaacctgaACCAG ATGAAAACAAAGACCCAAATGGCTATGACGACCATGCAAGTGATGTGCATGATAAAAATTATGAACTCGGTGACAACTACAGACCAGTACAACCCCTAAATGGACGGATAGTCACAGCATTTTTTGATATTG ACTTATCTAAGGAAGTAAAGGAGCCTGATACCTGGCATTATGAGGGCAGAAATG gctgcgtgacctacatacggtga
- the LOC143465561 gene encoding carbonic anhydrase 2-like isoform X1, with translation MFLSKLRVIISFVCFYALTKVVRSSEWKYSETQQWYKDAPQCGNSAQSPINIDTMTALPDARLGVLKLMNYSQTLSGGQFINNGHSVQLNFPKDKSFRLAGNEMTDTYTALQLHFHWVGSGSDDVGSEHSVNGHYYDAEMHIVHIKDPYTSVDDVKSMQDGLAVIGVFLKVKPNAADNPHFQMLLDTAKMCVSKGETADLENGPSLISLIPESASYYRYNGSLTTPPCYETVLWTIYQNPVIISKQQLDSFQSLKKTKPEPDENKDPNGYDDHASDVHDKNYELGDNYRPVQPLNGRIVTAFFDIDLSKEVKEPDTWHYEGRNGCVTYIR, from the exons ATGTTTCTATCTAAGCTACGCGTCATAATCAGCTTCGTGTGCTTCTATGCACTTACGAAAG TCGTTAGATCAAGCGAATGGAAATATTCAG AAACACAACAGTGGTATAAAGATGCTCCACAATGTGGTAATTCGGCTCAGTCGCCTATTAACATAGACACAATGACCGCACTTCCTGATGCTCGTTTGGGCGTCCTCAAACTCATGAATTATTCACAAACTTTGAGTGGTGGTCAGTTTATCAATAATGGACACTCAG tcCAGCTAAACTTTCCCAAAGACAAATCATTTAGACTTGCTGGTAATGAAATGACTGATACATATACTGCACTTCAGCTCCATTTTCACTGGGTGGGAAGTGGCTCAGATGATGTAGGCTCGGAACACTCAGTGAATGGTCATTATTATGATGCTGAG ATGCACATTGTCCACATTAAAGACCCCTACACTAGTGTTGATGATGTCAAAAGCATGCAAGACGGGTTGGCAGTCATTGgtgtttttttaaaagtaaagcCCAATGCAGCAGACAATCCACATTTTCAAATGCTTTTAGATACTGCTAAAATGTGTGTAAGTAAAG GGGAAACTGCAGATTTGGAAAATGGACCAAGCTTAATTTCCTTGATTCCAGAAAGTGCAAGCTATTATCGATATAATGGATCTTTAACCACCCCACCCTGTTATGAAACAGTTTTGTGGACAATTTATCAGAATCcagtgattatttcaaagcAACAG TTGGATAGTTTTCAAAGcctcaaaaaaacaaaacctgaACCAG ATGAAAACAAAGACCCAAATGGCTATGACGACCATGCAAGTGATGTGCATGATAAAAATTATGAACTCGGTGACAACTACAGACCAGTACAACCCCTAAATGGACGGATAGTCACAGCATTTTTTGATATTG ACTTATCTAAGGAAGTAAAGGAGCCTGATACCTGGCATTATGAGGGCAGAAATG gctgcgtgacctacatacggtga
- the LOC143465557 gene encoding sialin-like isoform X1, translating to MNDGNDVLREVRKEGFYIPQRYVLAVLAFFGLFNVSCMRSNINVTILAMINTTQDNITQTGLFNWNSKQQGILIGSYYYGYAAANIPGGILASKFGFRNLCAITMLVASVLTITFPLVAYYNFYFAVACRATLGLFQGGTVPALNYAWSKWAPPLEVSILNSIGLSGMIFGQLVVYPLAGVIAHNVGWEATYYITGSMTLIWLIFFLIFASDTPSSNKWISKTERAFIEKSIGKRELCDEPKLIPWKAIFSSKCIWALFASLSADAWFQYTFAAILPTYMAEVFHYDITQSGLVMILPFLTQWLVLVLASQTTDLLRKHKIVTTTRIRKINTLTSCLVSGVLPVLSGYTGRDRFVVISLFTISFAIGGLHCEFYPGYLSTALDVAPRYSGIVFGISNTMANTMGFLGPFAAGYMITDQQSVALWENLFWLTFGINLTGGLIFAIFGSGVEQTWAKKDNKEIFCRETEKLHQTT from the exons ATGAACGACGGAAACGATGTCTTGAGAGAG GTGAGAAAAGAGGGATTTTACATTCCGCAGAGGTACGTCCTCGCCGTTTTAGCCTTCTTTGGATTATTCAACGTCAGCTGTATGCGGAGCAACATAAATGTTACAATACTGGCGATGATAAACACAACGCAGGACAACATAACACAAACA gGGCTGTTTAACTGGAACAGCAAACAACAAGGTATTCTCATCGGATCCTATTACTATGGGTATGCAGCAGCAAATATTCCTGGAGGAATATTAGCAAGCAAATTTGGATTTCGTAACTTGTGCGCGATCACCATGCTTGTTGCAAGTGTTCTCACGATAACATTTCCTTTAGTAGCTTATTACAACTTTTACTTTGCCGTTGCTTGTAGGGCGACTCTTGGATTATTTCAG GGAGGAACTGTTCCTGCTCTCAACTACGCCTGGTCTAAATGGGCACCGCCTTTAGAAGTCAGCATATTAAACTCAATTGGGTTATCCGGAATGATATTCGGTCAATTGGTTGTATATCCTTTGGCAGGCGTAATTGCACATAATGTAGGCTGGGAGGCCACCTATTACATTACAG GAAGCATGACTCTGATTTGGTTAATCTTCTTTCTTATCTTTGCATCTGACACTCCATCTAGCAACAAATGGATTTCTAAAACAGAAAGAGCATTCATTGAGAAAAGCATTGGCAAAAGAGAG TTATGCGATGAGCCAAAGTTAATTCCATGGAAAGCAATATTCTCTTCCAAATGCATATGGGCATTATTTGCGAGTCTTTCAGCAGATGCTTGGTTCCAGTACACTTTTGCTGCCATATTACCAACTTATATGGCCGAAGTATTTCATTATGATATAACTCAG AGTGGACTAGTGATGATCCTTCCATTCTTGACACAGTGGCTTGTGCTTGTTTTGGCCAGTCAAACTACGGACTTACTGAGAAAGCACAAAATAGTGACCACTACACGTATAaggaaaataaacacattaaCAAGCTGTTTAGTATCTGGAGTATTGCCAGTTTTAAGTGGTTATACGGGAAGAGATCGTTTTGTGGTGATTAGCCTTTTCACAATTAGTTTCGCAATCGGCGGCCTTCATTGtgagtttt aCCCTGGTTATCTGTCTACAGCACTAGATGTTGCACCCAGATACAGCGGAATAGTTTTTGGAATATCTAACACAATGGCTAACACCATGGGATTTTTGGGGCCTTTTGCCGCTGGTTACATGATAACCGACCAG caatCCGTTGCTCTTTGGGAAAACCTgttttggttaacttttggTATTAATTTGACCGGAGGATTAATTTTCGCTATATTTGGGTCTGGCGTTGAACAGACGTGGGCTAAAAAAG ATAACAAAGAAATCTTCTGCAGGGAAACCGAAAAATTGCACCAAACAACTTAA
- the LOC143465557 gene encoding sialin-like isoform X2, with the protein MNDGNDVLREVRKEGFYIPQRYVLAVLAFFGLFNVSCMRSNINVTILAMINTTQDNITQTGLFNWNSKQQGILIGSYYYGYAAANIPGGILASKFGFRNLCAITMLVASVLTITFPLVAYYNFYFAVACRATLGLFQGGTVPALNYAWSKWAPPLEVSILNSIGLSGMIFGQLVVYPLAGVIAHNVGWEATYYITGSMTLIWLIFFLIFASDTPSSNKWISKTERAFIEKSIGKRELCDEPKLIPWKAIFSSKCIWALFASLSADAWFQYTFAAILPTYMAEVFHYDITQSGLVMILPFLTQWLVLVLASQTTDLLRKHKIVTTTRIRKINTLTSCLVSGVLPVLSGYTGRDRFVVISLFTISFAIGGLHYPGYLSTALDVAPRYSGIVFGISNTMANTMGFLGPFAAGYMITDQQSVALWENLFWLTFGINLTGGLIFAIFGSGVEQTWAKKDNKEIFCRETEKLHQTT; encoded by the exons ATGAACGACGGAAACGATGTCTTGAGAGAG GTGAGAAAAGAGGGATTTTACATTCCGCAGAGGTACGTCCTCGCCGTTTTAGCCTTCTTTGGATTATTCAACGTCAGCTGTATGCGGAGCAACATAAATGTTACAATACTGGCGATGATAAACACAACGCAGGACAACATAACACAAACA gGGCTGTTTAACTGGAACAGCAAACAACAAGGTATTCTCATCGGATCCTATTACTATGGGTATGCAGCAGCAAATATTCCTGGAGGAATATTAGCAAGCAAATTTGGATTTCGTAACTTGTGCGCGATCACCATGCTTGTTGCAAGTGTTCTCACGATAACATTTCCTTTAGTAGCTTATTACAACTTTTACTTTGCCGTTGCTTGTAGGGCGACTCTTGGATTATTTCAG GGAGGAACTGTTCCTGCTCTCAACTACGCCTGGTCTAAATGGGCACCGCCTTTAGAAGTCAGCATATTAAACTCAATTGGGTTATCCGGAATGATATTCGGTCAATTGGTTGTATATCCTTTGGCAGGCGTAATTGCACATAATGTAGGCTGGGAGGCCACCTATTACATTACAG GAAGCATGACTCTGATTTGGTTAATCTTCTTTCTTATCTTTGCATCTGACACTCCATCTAGCAACAAATGGATTTCTAAAACAGAAAGAGCATTCATTGAGAAAAGCATTGGCAAAAGAGAG TTATGCGATGAGCCAAAGTTAATTCCATGGAAAGCAATATTCTCTTCCAAATGCATATGGGCATTATTTGCGAGTCTTTCAGCAGATGCTTGGTTCCAGTACACTTTTGCTGCCATATTACCAACTTATATGGCCGAAGTATTTCATTATGATATAACTCAG AGTGGACTAGTGATGATCCTTCCATTCTTGACACAGTGGCTTGTGCTTGTTTTGGCCAGTCAAACTACGGACTTACTGAGAAAGCACAAAATAGTGACCACTACACGTATAaggaaaataaacacattaaCAAGCTGTTTAGTATCTGGAGTATTGCCAGTTTTAAGTGGTTATACGGGAAGAGATCGTTTTGTGGTGATTAGCCTTTTCACAATTAGTTTCGCAATCGGCGGCCTTCATT aCCCTGGTTATCTGTCTACAGCACTAGATGTTGCACCCAGATACAGCGGAATAGTTTTTGGAATATCTAACACAATGGCTAACACCATGGGATTTTTGGGGCCTTTTGCCGCTGGTTACATGATAACCGACCAG caatCCGTTGCTCTTTGGGAAAACCTgttttggttaacttttggTATTAATTTGACCGGAGGATTAATTTTCGCTATATTTGGGTCTGGCGTTGAACAGACGTGGGCTAAAAAAG ATAACAAAGAAATCTTCTGCAGGGAAACCGAAAAATTGCACCAAACAACTTAA
- the LOC143465554 gene encoding sialin-like, producing the protein MTDENVNAEFEERKSRFFVRQRYVIAALGFFGYFNFSCMRNNINVTIVAMVSTTENNQTQTGTFNWDSKQQGLLLGSYFYGYAAGNIPGGWMAGKYGFRKVFGISLLISAIFSVLTPPSAYANFYLVMVCRAMLGFVQGGVIPAFNYGWSKWAPPLEITILNSIALSGSMVGFLVIFPLAGVIAQSNNWEAVFYITGGMTTIWAIFFFIFASDAPSNNRWISEWEKQFIEKSIGKREVRHTLSSIPWKSIFTSKCAWGLFVCHSTDAWFQHTLPAVLPTYMSNVLDFDMTQIGLAMILPYLLQGFVAVLGSQITDMLRRKKVITTTNIRKISSFLSASMSGLFLVLTGYVGGNHYAVISLFTMSIAALGLVFSGYQCNALDIAPRYSGIVYGISNTIAHIFAFFGPFSAGYIVVNKQSVSLWQNLFWLSFGINLTGVTAYAILGSGDEQPWAKADTCDNRSGKVLETENDRLTTTLH; encoded by the exons ATGACAGATGAAAATGTGAATGCTGAATTCGAG GAGAGAAAAAGCCGTTTTTTCGTCCGTCAAAGGTACGTAATAGCAGCTCTGGGCTTCTTTGGCTATTTCAACTTCAGTTGCATGCGAAATAACATCAATGTCACCATAGTGGCCATGGTAAGCACAACGGAAAACAACCAAACCCAAACA GGAACATTCAACTGGGACAGTAAACAACAAGGTCTACTACTAGGATCGTATTTCTATGGATATGCGGCAGGAAACATACCAGGTGGTTGGATGGCTGGCAAATATGGATTTCGAAAAGTATTTGGAATTAGTTTGCTTATATCAGCAATTTTCTCTGTACTCACACCACCATCAGCGTATGCCAATTTCTACTTGGTTATGGTTTGCAGAGCTATGCTCGGATTCGTCCAG GGAGGTGTTATCCCAGCTTTTAATTACGGTTGGTCTAAATGGGCCCCACCGCTGGAAATTACCATATTAAATTCAATTGCGTTGTCTGGTTCAATGGTTGGGTTTTTGGTAATATTCCCTTTAGCTGGTGTCATTGCACAAAGTAATAACTGGGAAGCAGTATTTTATATTACAG GAGGAATGACAACCATTTGGGcaatctttttttttatatttgcgTCTGATGCGCCTTCCAACAACAGATGGATTTCTGAATgggaaaaacaatttattgagAAAAGCATTGGAAAAAGGGAG GTACGTCATACACTGAGCTCGATTCCGTGGAAGTCAATATTTACATCGAAGTGTGCATGGGGACTGTTTGTTTGTCATTCAACTGATGCCTGGTTTCAACACACTCTCCCTGCTGTATTGCCAACTTATATGTCGAATGTATTGGACTTTGATATGACGCAA ATTGGATTAGCCATGATCCTTCCTTATTTGCTCCAAGGTTTTGTGGCAGTACTCGGAAGCCAAATTACTGATATGCTTcgaagaaaaaaagttataaccACAACAAACATAAGAAAGATAAGCTCTTTCCTATCTGCTTCTATGTCGGGATTGTTCCTGGTTTTAACTGGTTACGTGGGAGGAAACCATTACGCGGTCATCAGTCTTTTCACAATGAGCATTGCAGCTCTCGGACTTGTTT TTTCAGGTTATCAATGCAACGCGCTTGACATTGCTCCGAGGTATAGCGGTATCGTTTATGGGATATCCAACACCATTGCCCATATTTTCGCTTTTTTCGGACCTTTTTCTGCAGGTTACATTGTTGTCAACAAG CAATCAGTTTCtctttggcaaaatcttttcTGGCTAAGCTTTGGTATTAACCTAACCGGAGTAACTGCATACGCTATTCTGGGATCAGGCGATGAGCAACCATGGGCTAAAGCAGACACAT GTGACAATAGAAGTGGCAAAGTATTGGAAACTGAAAATGACAGGCTCACCACAACATTACATTAA